The following are from one region of the Leptospira yasudae genome:
- a CDS encoding lipase/acyltransferase domain-containing protein — protein MKFFPSVLIVFSFLISSCSVSKGTGFGPGLWQKEPGSHSVVAGTPIPIVFVPGYKGSELFQKNEDGSWDRLWLSPWQALNLTVPDLTLKKNDRIEAGGILTSVTLIPSLIEAKVYEPWLRFISSLGTVKLYVFPYDWRKDNGENSLKLETFLETVQRENGVLPVLVGHSNGGNLSLSVIHRRPDLVSKAVFAGVPFRGGIGFMEDLISGVPTGLNPEITSACVVSSFISVYTFFPREGSFDLKDAIQDADRKTIPFRFFNASDWEKYELGPYSHEAHCEPPPSLKEFQSRLDLALAFRNSLEIRKGNKLPPALVIHAKNRMTMRTLLPEKIPDHWMWDFKNSIRAPGDGRVTFESSIPPDEVAYQSFITEAEHSDLLNDPKVWERIAAFLKE, from the coding sequence GTGAAATTCTTTCCAAGCGTTTTGATCGTCTTTTCTTTTTTGATTTCTTCTTGTTCCGTCTCGAAGGGAACCGGGTTCGGTCCGGGGTTATGGCAGAAAGAACCTGGAAGTCATTCCGTCGTCGCGGGAACTCCGATTCCGATCGTGTTCGTTCCCGGGTATAAGGGTTCGGAACTCTTTCAAAAAAACGAGGACGGTTCTTGGGACCGTTTGTGGCTCAGTCCTTGGCAGGCTCTCAATCTTACCGTTCCCGATCTGACTCTCAAAAAGAACGATCGAATCGAAGCGGGAGGAATTTTGACCTCGGTGACTTTGATTCCTTCCTTGATCGAAGCGAAAGTCTACGAGCCGTGGTTACGGTTTATCTCCTCGTTAGGAACGGTAAAGTTGTATGTGTTCCCGTACGATTGGCGCAAGGATAACGGGGAGAATTCCCTAAAGTTAGAAACGTTTTTGGAAACCGTTCAAAGGGAGAATGGCGTATTACCCGTGTTAGTCGGTCATAGCAACGGCGGAAATCTTTCCCTTTCCGTGATCCATCGAAGACCGGATCTCGTTTCGAAGGCGGTTTTTGCGGGAGTCCCGTTTCGAGGAGGGATCGGATTTATGGAAGACTTGATCTCGGGAGTTCCCACCGGATTGAATCCCGAGATCACGAGCGCTTGTGTCGTTTCGAGTTTCATTTCGGTTTATACGTTTTTTCCGAGAGAAGGAAGTTTCGACCTCAAGGACGCCATCCAGGACGCGGATCGCAAAACGATTCCATTCCGTTTTTTTAATGCTTCCGATTGGGAAAAATACGAATTGGGCCCGTATTCTCACGAAGCGCATTGCGAACCTCCTCCATCGTTGAAGGAGTTTCAATCCAGATTGGATTTGGCTCTTGCGTTTCGGAATTCTCTCGAAATCCGAAAAGGAAACAAACTTCCTCCCGCTCTTGTGATTCATGCTAAGAATCGAATGACGATGCGCACCCTTTTACCCGAAAAGATTCCGGATCATTGGATGTGGGATTTTAAGAATTCGATCCGCGCGCCGGGAGACGGAAGGGTTACGTTCGAGAGTTCGATTCCTCCCGATGAGGTCGCTTATCAAAGTTTTATCACGGAAGCGGAACATTCGGATCTTCTAAACGACCCTAAGGTTTGGGAAAGAATCGCTGCGTTCTTGAAGGAATGA
- a CDS encoding lysophospholipid acyltransferase family protein — translation MAENSNLNGKQSFKRKFLIWLIPFLVVNLQRLIGLTSRRVNIGDESLAKIRKEKKPYILSIWHTNVLYSPYLNKNAGAAVLISESKDGDFINEVVHRFGNYSIRGSSSKGGSKALKALFVHLKKNLPAAITPDGPRGPAFVVQPGLIACAQVSQIPIIPMHYECTRQWIAEKAWDKHRIPKPFTTFVVSYGEPILIPKKLDEKGFEEARIGVEKAMMENRQRAIDKAEELRNQ, via the coding sequence ATGGCAGAAAATTCTAACTTGAACGGAAAACAATCGTTCAAAAGAAAGTTTTTAATTTGGTTGATTCCGTTTCTCGTCGTCAATCTGCAAAGATTGATCGGTCTTACTTCCCGCCGAGTCAACATCGGAGACGAAAGTCTCGCTAAAATCCGAAAGGAAAAAAAACCTTACATTCTTTCCATCTGGCATACGAACGTTCTTTATTCTCCGTATCTCAATAAGAACGCAGGTGCGGCCGTTTTGATTTCCGAATCCAAGGACGGAGACTTTATCAACGAAGTCGTACATCGTTTCGGTAATTACAGCATTCGAGGAAGTTCTTCCAAGGGCGGTTCCAAAGCTCTCAAGGCCTTATTCGTTCATCTTAAAAAAAATCTTCCCGCGGCGATCACGCCCGACGGTCCGAGAGGTCCGGCTTTTGTGGTGCAGCCCGGTTTGATCGCTTGCGCTCAGGTTTCCCAAATTCCGATCATTCCGATGCACTACGAATGTACGCGTCAGTGGATCGCGGAAAAAGCTTGGGACAAACATAGAATTCCGAAACCGTTTACGACGTTCGTCGTTTCCTACGGCGAACCGATTCTCATTCCGAAAAAACTCGACGAAAAAGGTTTCGAGGAAGCGCGTATAGGCGTGGAAAAAGCGATGATGGAAAACCGTCAACGGGCGATCGACAAAGCGGAAGAATTAAGAAATCAATAA
- a CDS encoding DMT family transporter, protein MEAPEPRWKPFLGASLVLAGAVFFSAKAIFVKLVYRYEIDSITALALRMLFAIPFFAWIAYRSGNSKPSAALTKKDVALIFALAFLGYYLASLFDFMGLEYISAGLERLTLFVYPTIVLVISSLLYKRKIKAVEVFAILLTYSGIAIAFIGDIQTEGPEASKGVLLVFASAVAYSLYLVGSESLIPKLGSVRFTSYLMLLSGMIVVIHFFTVKNPAALIQPVPVYLYGLALGVLTTVIPAYFTTEGIRMIGSGRAAIVGSVGPMSTILLAWIFLGEPITSSGMAGTVLVLAGVLSIGKKKSETTIKESAPAANGTAEANGAASNPKNQGEEISEDADNAEITIN, encoded by the coding sequence ATGGAAGCCCCGGAACCCAGATGGAAACCTTTTTTAGGAGCCTCGCTCGTGCTTGCCGGAGCGGTTTTCTTTTCCGCAAAAGCGATCTTCGTAAAACTCGTCTATCGATACGAAATCGATTCGATCACCGCTCTCGCTCTTAGAATGTTGTTTGCGATTCCGTTCTTCGCTTGGATTGCGTATCGTTCGGGAAATTCGAAACCTTCCGCCGCCCTTACCAAAAAGGATGTCGCTCTAATTTTTGCGCTCGCGTTCTTAGGATATTATCTCGCGAGTTTGTTCGACTTTATGGGTTTGGAATATATTTCCGCGGGATTGGAAAGACTTACCTTATTCGTCTATCCCACGATCGTCCTCGTGATCAGCTCCTTGCTCTACAAAAGAAAGATCAAGGCCGTGGAAGTGTTCGCGATTCTTCTTACTTATTCGGGAATCGCGATCGCGTTTATCGGAGACATTCAAACCGAAGGCCCCGAAGCGAGCAAAGGAGTTCTGCTCGTATTCGCGTCCGCCGTCGCCTATTCGTTGTATCTCGTAGGAAGCGAATCCTTGATTCCGAAATTAGGTTCGGTCCGTTTTACGTCGTATCTTATGCTTTTGTCCGGTATGATCGTGGTGATTCATTTCTTTACAGTAAAGAATCCTGCGGCGCTCATACAACCCGTACCCGTTTACTTATACGGACTGGCGCTCGGAGTTTTGACGACCGTAATCCCCGCCTACTTTACGACGGAAGGGATTCGGATGATCGGTTCGGGAAGAGCCGCGATCGTCGGCTCGGTCGGCCCGATGTCTACGATCCTGCTTGCATGGATTTTTTTAGGAGAACCCATCACGTCCTCCGGAATGGCCGGAACGGTTTTGGTGTTGGCTGGAGTTCTTTCCATCGGAAAGAAAAAATCGGAAACGACTATAAAAGAATCAGCACCGGCTGCAAATGGAACGGCGGAGGCAAACGGAGCCGCATCGAACCCAAAAAATCAAGGTGAAGAAATTTCCGAAGACGCCGACAACGCCGAAATCACGATAAACTAA
- a CDS encoding bile acid:sodium symporter family protein codes for MESNLLTDVFLPIALGIIMLGMGMTLTIADFKRIFVLPKAVITGLTLQLLLLPITGWIIASVAGLPGELAVGLMLLAICPGGATSNLITHLAKGDVALSITLTAITSCITVLSIPFLLNFSMHHFLGAGQMIELDIPRTILQIFLITVLPVTLGMILNAKKPELSRKFEKTVKILSGVFLVLIIAGAIIRERNNIIPYFIQVGPASLALNLITMVLGFIGATIMRVTQSQRTSITIEVGIQNGTLGIAIASSILKSPAMAVPSAIYSLIMFATGALFSLWMHRVPDSK; via the coding sequence ATGGAATCCAATTTGCTGACAGACGTATTTCTCCCGATCGCGTTAGGCATTATCATGCTCGGAATGGGGATGACTCTTACGATCGCCGACTTCAAAAGAATTTTCGTCCTTCCCAAGGCCGTGATAACCGGTCTTACGTTGCAGCTTCTGCTTTTACCGATCACCGGCTGGATCATCGCCAGCGTTGCCGGTCTTCCGGGAGAACTCGCCGTGGGTCTGATGCTTCTCGCGATCTGTCCGGGCGGCGCGACTTCGAACCTAATCACGCACTTGGCTAAAGGAGACGTGGCGCTTTCGATCACGTTAACCGCAATCACGAGCTGCATCACCGTTCTTTCCATCCCGTTTCTTCTGAACTTTTCGATGCATCATTTTCTAGGCGCGGGTCAGATGATCGAACTCGATATTCCGAGAACCATTCTCCAGATTTTTTTGATCACCGTTTTACCGGTAACACTCGGGATGATTCTCAACGCGAAAAAACCGGAGTTGTCTCGGAAGTTCGAAAAGACGGTCAAGATTCTTTCCGGAGTCTTTCTCGTGCTGATCATTGCAGGAGCGATCATCCGCGAACGGAACAACATCATTCCGTATTTCATCCAAGTCGGTCCCGCTTCCCTCGCGTTGAACCTGATTACGATGGTGTTGGGATTTATCGGTGCGACGATCATGAGAGTCACTCAATCCCAAAGAACCTCCATCACGATCGAAGTGGGAATTCAAAACGGAACCCTCGGAATCGCGATCGCGAGTTCGATCCTGAAAAGTCCGGCGATGGCCGTACCTTCGGCGATTTACAGTTTGATCATGTTTGCAACCGGAGCGCTCTTTTCTCTTTGGATGCACAGAGTTCCCGATTCTAAATAA
- a CDS encoding esterase/lipase family protein — protein MKFVFWTTLLSLSLLRCATYSTSVYSQFEQEKLVNSSSVSSNKLSLLTTRYLKSNDLFEKFERDPLVVIYDLDNLLLAHKSRELSYFLSELCYLTGNEMDMEDPQFAKMYASALVYAYTYLFDKKASPAPDPFSAEFRFALLTYNRSLAQLVRYAKKNRKLASITDLNLPLIRGTLEMIGAETESAWSPQNFLQVEVAYDYRVKGFSNHISKYGIGTPLILNRKFPQDGSQTERTKYEFIAGVGQAYPATAFISLEESYLGNRDLMNLKAKIHVYDPVFRDRIQLDGMDLPLESDTTTPLAYMLTIAQQRDDLLSVFDGETAITRKGLYLVYPYHKKKIPVVFLHGLASSPFIWFPMINELLSDPAIKEKYQFCVYWYPTAMPMVFSAADFRETLYDLRKTYDPKNENKNFDRAVLIGHSMGGLVAKLAVTESSVEEWMAAAEIPRSVFDSLNEESRKEIKKVLEFKPVPFVKRAVFIATPHRGSNLAEGIFGTIARFVFRLPKEVLKKIEYGFAFLNATHKKGELVAGVYGVDGLAPKSLFMKVTGNFKPQVKFHSIIGNSKLADLDWISDSVVPYESSHLDHPESEMLIESEHSVQNHLPTFLEVKRILKEHAKEN, from the coding sequence ATGAAATTCGTTTTTTGGACGACGCTTCTATCGCTTTCTTTATTGCGTTGTGCCACGTATTCTACTTCCGTTTATTCCCAGTTCGAACAGGAAAAACTCGTCAACAGCAGCAGCGTTTCCTCGAACAAACTCAGTCTCCTTACGACTCGGTATTTAAAGAGCAACGATCTCTTCGAAAAGTTCGAACGCGATCCGTTAGTCGTCATCTACGATTTGGACAATCTTCTTCTCGCACACAAGTCGAGAGAACTCTCCTACTTCCTTTCCGAACTCTGTTATCTCACCGGAAACGAAATGGATATGGAGGATCCTCAGTTCGCGAAGATGTATGCGTCGGCTTTGGTTTACGCATATACGTATTTATTCGATAAGAAAGCGAGTCCCGCTCCCGATCCGTTTTCGGCGGAGTTTCGATTCGCGCTTCTTACGTACAACCGGTCGCTCGCACAGTTGGTGCGTTATGCGAAGAAGAACCGCAAACTCGCAAGCATCACCGACTTAAACCTTCCTTTGATTCGGGGAACCCTGGAGATGATCGGTGCGGAAACCGAATCCGCTTGGAGTCCGCAGAATTTTCTGCAGGTAGAAGTCGCCTACGACTATCGCGTCAAAGGTTTTTCCAATCACATCAGCAAATACGGAATCGGAACTCCTCTGATTCTCAATCGAAAATTTCCGCAAGACGGATCACAGACGGAGCGAACCAAATACGAATTCATCGCCGGAGTCGGACAAGCGTATCCCGCAACCGCGTTCATTAGTTTAGAAGAATCTTATTTAGGAAATCGTGATTTAATGAACCTTAAAGCGAAGATTCACGTCTACGATCCAGTGTTTCGAGACCGCATTCAGTTGGACGGGATGGATCTTCCTTTGGAAAGCGATACGACGACTCCGCTCGCCTACATGCTGACGATCGCGCAACAACGAGACGATCTGCTTTCGGTTTTTGACGGAGAAACGGCGATCACCCGAAAAGGTTTGTATCTCGTTTATCCCTATCACAAGAAAAAAATTCCGGTCGTATTTCTGCACGGACTCGCTTCTTCTCCGTTCATTTGGTTTCCGATGATCAACGAACTTCTGTCCGATCCCGCCATCAAGGAGAAGTATCAATTCTGCGTTTATTGGTATCCGACCGCGATGCCCATGGTCTTTTCCGCCGCAGACTTTAGAGAAACATTATATGATTTACGGAAGACATACGATCCTAAAAACGAAAATAAGAATTTCGATCGAGCCGTTCTGATCGGTCACAGCATGGGCGGACTCGTTGCCAAACTCGCAGTCACCGAAAGCAGCGTGGAAGAATGGATGGCGGCGGCCGAAATCCCGCGCAGCGTTTTCGATTCCTTGAACGAAGAATCCCGCAAGGAAATCAAAAAGGTTCTGGAGTTCAAACCGGTTCCTTTCGTCAAAAGAGCCGTGTTCATCGCGACTCCGCACCGAGGCTCCAATCTCGCGGAAGGAATTTTCGGAACCATCGCTCGGTTCGTCTTTCGGTTGCCGAAGGAAGTCTTAAAGAAAATCGAATACGGGTTTGCGTTCTTAAACGCGACCCACAAAAAGGGAGAATTGGTCGCAGGCGTTTACGGAGTAGACGGACTCGCTCCGAAAAGTCTGTTTATGAAAGTGACCGGAAATTTTAAACCCCAGGTGAAATTTCATTCCATCATCGGAAATTCCAAACTCGCGGATCTGGATTGGATCAGCGACTCCGTGGTTCCGTATGAAAGTTCTCATCTGGATCATCCGGAATCGGAAATGCTGATCGAATCCGAACATTCCGTCCAGAACCACTTGCCCACGTTCCTCGAAGTCAAGCGGATCCTAAAGGAACACGCGAAAGAAAATTAG
- a CDS encoding DUF485 domain-containing protein, protein MKITAHKLVDEPEFKKLVSTRWIVSFGLLALLFASYYGYILIVAFYPELLTRKVGTFSNVGILGSALVILFSWFLTLIYVFWANRSYDRSVNSLKKKLED, encoded by the coding sequence ATGAAAATCACGGCACACAAACTCGTCGACGAACCCGAATTTAAAAAGCTTGTTTCAACGCGTTGGATCGTAAGCTTCGGTCTGCTTGCGCTCCTATTCGCATCGTATTACGGATATATTCTTATCGTTGCGTTTTACCCCGAATTGTTGACCCGTAAAGTGGGAACGTTTTCCAACGTGGGAATTCTCGGGAGCGCTCTCGTCATTTTATTCTCCTGGTTCTTGACCTTGATCTACGTCTTTTGGGCGAATCGATCCTATGATCGCAGCGTTAATTCCTTAAAAAAGAAACTCGAGGATTGA